In the Qingrenia yutianensis genome, GTGAAAGGTTAAAAGAAGTGGATGATGAGTTATATAAAAGAAAGGGGTAGAATTTATGAATTACAAAGCAAGCGTGAACCTTATTAACAAACCCGGAAGCTTAAAGGGAGTTGCCTCGGTTTCCATCAATGACGAGTTTGTTGTAAAAGGTGTGAGGATTTTTGAGGGCAATGACGGTCCGTTTGTGTCAATGCCTTCCCGTAAGGCAGGAGCCAAATATGAGGATATTTGTTTCCCGATTACAAAAGAGGGAAGAGAAAATCTCCACAGTGCGGTGCTTGAAGCATACGAACAGAAATTAACACAGCAGGAGGAGCAGAACCATGAAGAGGGGAAAGAAACAAAAAAGGCAGGGAATAAAAAGTCTCAAAAGCGTTCAGACGGACAAAAAACTGCCGAAAGCAATACCGAATTGCAGGCGGATCAGAATGAACAGACCGAGGCAGCCCCGGTAATGAATATGTGAGGTGAACAGCTATGGCGGTGGAATTTTACCGTTATTCATACAGGACAGCG is a window encoding:
- a CDS encoding SpoVG family protein, producing MNYKASVNLINKPGSLKGVASVSINDEFVVKGVRIFEGNDGPFVSMPSRKAGAKYEDICFPITKEGRENLHSAVLEAYEQKLTQQEEQNHEEGKETKKAGNKKSQKRSDGQKTAESNTELQADQNEQTEAAPVMNM